AAAGGCCTCCTTCGTCGAGCTGGTTTCCCCCGACGAAACCTCGCACGACCTTCGCAACACATTCACCGGCGTCGTCGCCCGCCGCATCGACGCCGAGCGGAACTGCGAACTGCAGATCGACATCGGCGCGGGAAAGACCATGACCGCGGTTCTGCCGCGCCGCATCGTCGAGGAGCGTGGCGTCGCGGAGGGCCGGAAGGCGACAACGCGCTTTGCGCCAGAAAACGTCATTCTCGCCGCCGACTGAGGTCCGCGACGCTTTCAGGTCTGCGCCGCGCCCGTGCGAACGATCGTTCCGACATGCTCCCCGCGCAGCGCCGCCGTCAATCGACCGCGCGCAAGTCCGTTGACGATCTGCACATGCTGAAGATGCCGCGCATTCAGCATCACATCCACAAGCGCGCGATCGAAGGGCAGCGTGGCGTCGCTCTTTGCGAGCTCCGCCGCGCTCGTCTCCCGAAGCAATTGCGCCGACGCGGCGTCTGGCCCGTTCGGATCGACCGTGAACACGCCGTCCACGTCCTCGACAATGGTGAGGCCGGCGGCGCCGAGCGCGTCGGCGACCAGAAAGGCGCCCGTATCCGCCCGATGCGGCGGAATGCGCGAGGTTGGGAACTCGTGATGGTGGTAGGGCGGGAAGGCGCTGCCGACGACCGCGCGCGCCGCGCTCAGGTGAATGGCGAGCTGACTCGCAATGGTGGGGTGCTCGACATAGGAGACACCCTCCGGCGCGAGCAGCGAGGCGAGAATATGCCCGTTCTGGCCGGCTTCGCTCGCCGCGAGCGGCGCAAGCGAACCAACCGGCAGTCCGAGATCGAGACCGACCCCATAGAGATGGCGGGCGCGAATGCCTGCGCCGGTCAGAATCAGCAGGCGATGCTCGGGCAGGAGACTGCGCAATTCCTCAACGACGGGAAGAATCGCATCGGCGCCCCGATCCATGATCGAGCGGCCGCCGATCTTCACGACCTGCAACCACGGCAGCAGGCGGATGG
The DNA window shown above is from Methylocystis echinoides and carries:
- a CDS encoding molybdenum storage protein subunit alpha — translated: MTNGSNNIKHIISPLARQTLLDGDLTRPVAGRRPIRLLPWLQVVKIGGRSIMDRGADAILPVVEELRSLLPEHRLLILTGAGIRARHLYGVGLDLGLPVGSLAPLAASEAGQNGHILASLLAPEGVSYVEHPTIASQLAIHLSAARAVVGSAFPPYHHHEFPTSRIPPHRADTGAFLVADALGAAGLTIVEDVDGVFTVDPNGPDAASAQLLRETSAAELAKSDATLPFDRALVDVMLNARHLQHVQIVNGLARGRLTAALRGEHVGTIVRTGAAQT